CCCTCTTATGATGATTGGCTGCGTAGATTACCAGAACTTGCAAGGCGGTTGGAGGAGCGCATATTCAAGGATGCTGCGAGAAAGGTATTTTTGTTCTTGTATCAATAATTCTTTTCTTTGGAGCAACAATTTGTTCATGAATTTAAGTGTTTTAATTGATGTCCTTGTGTTTTATGACCTAAATATTCTCAATCTATTTGCAGTATTCTTGCTGTATGCCTGTATTATCAACTTTTGTATGCAGTCTCTAAACATGCATGTCCATGTCATCAGGAAGATTATATGAGTGTGGTGATGGAGCCGGTTGAGCACCGTTTGCAATTGATAATGAAGAGTTTACCAAACCACAGCCAATCGTTGTCTCATAATATTACATATTCCTCCTCTCTCAGTACAATGATTCCAACACCTGGTATATCCCATAATGGCAGCACAAGTTCCGTAGCTTCTTGTTCAACAGAAAACTCTGCTACTGCAGCCAGTGGTGCTGGTATGGGGATTCAAACCACGGCCAACATGGGTAACTTATTACCAACTGGAAACAACTTAACTGATGTTGGACATAGTGTCTCCTTCAATGCATCCAATGGTAATTCTAGTTGCTTTTTTCTTTGTTCTTACTCTTATTCATTTGTTTGCCCGGGTTGCAGCAACAACAACTGTGTCTTTTTTGTTTAGGACCAATATCTAATGGGTACCAGCACCAACCTGCCAATGGTGCTCCTGGTTCTGGTGGGAGTAACATATCAATAGCTTCCATGGGTACCCCACAACAACTGAGTCAAATGATTCCAACTCCTGGGTTTAATAGTTCACAGGCAGTGCCGATGAACTCTGGATGCTCCAGTGGAGTTGGGTTTTCCAGTATGGGGTCCACTGTGGCTTCACAGTCACAGCAACCAAGTCAACATGTTGGAAGTCAAAACAGCCATATATTGCATACTCTTGGAGGCCAAATTGGTGCTGGAATGAGGTCTGATCTGCAGCAGAAGCCTTCAGCATATGGGTTTACAAATGGACTTATAAGCAGTGGTCTTGGGTTAATTGGGAGTAACATGCAGCTGGTGAATGGGCCTGCAGAATCAGAGGGGTTCCTTAGTACGGCTTATTGTGGTAGCTCTCTAAAACCTGTATCACAGCACTTTGATCAGCAAGATCTCCAACAAAGGATCCCAAGTAATTTTATCTACCTTAAAAGACGAAGAAACTACAGTATCATGCCCCCTCCCTCTCCGTTTGTGGTGCATTTCATGCGCATGCATGCTTGTTTATGTGCAATTTAAGTTGTCTGCCTTTTTTGAGTTTCATGCTGATTTGTGGCGTTTGTAGTCTGCATGTGTATCTGCCTTTTATGCACACGTTCATCATTTGTTGCCTGTTAGCTAATTAATTGTCACAAATTGTGATGATATTTCTGTCTTTGGGTATAGCATCATTGTCCCAGCAAATATTACCTATGGTAGGGGATGGTTATTCAATGAAGGGAACTGGTGTAGCTGGGAGCATTCATGGAGCTGGTTCATCTGCTTTATCTGCCAAAAATAACCTGAATATGAATACTGCAGGCTTGAACTCGAAGTCAAGAGTAAACTCGGCCTTGCTAAGCCATTGGGCAAGTCTGCAGTCAATGCAACCACCTCCACATATAAGAACTCATATATTtgatcattcacaaaaggggaacttCCAGTCAAACCAGTCCACACATGAAAATTTACTGCAATCACAACAACAGATGGAGCTATCTCAGCAACAACCTAATCAGGCCTGTGTACAGTTTGCTCAAAATCAGCATCAAGAAAGCCAGCGGGACCAACAGCTTATGCTCAAGAATGACACCTTGAGGCAGTCTTCAATGACTCCCAATCTAAGTCAACAGCTAATGGCCAATACAGTTGTATCTCATAATGAGTCAGTACTTCCACAAGGAATTGAATGGGTTCACCTTCCAGAAATACAGGGTCAAAACCTGCAAAGTACTTCTGCTGATCATCATGCCAAAAGTGCTCAACTGCTTGGTCATTTATCTGGCTCTCAGGGTCTTCATGCTTCATTTTCACAAGGTTCACTGCAGTTGTTGCATCCACATGAGCAGGATGATGAGTTTCAAAAGGAGATTAGTTGTCTCTCCAGTGGATCACAACCAGTGCCACTCCTACAAGTTCATCGTCAAAGCCACATGCCAAATAAGTCTTCACTTGAAAAGCACATCCAGGAGGAACTTCATCAGAGATCAGTGGGACAAGATGAAGCTCAACAACCTCATACATCATTAGAAGGGTATATCACCAGTTCTGCTGCTACAACAGTAAGTGCTGCAGTGCCTCAATTTCCAAGGGGAGTCACCTGTGGACCTGAAAACTCTACACAAAAACGAAATTATCTCAACCAGCGGAGGTGGCTGTTGTTTTTGTACCATGCTCGTTGGTGTTCTGCTCCGCAGGGAAAATGTCGAGAACCTAACTGCATAAAAGCTCAAGATTTAGTGAGGCATATGGATAAGTGTGATAGAAAAGAATGTCCATATCCTCGTTGCTCAGCTTCTAAGAGACTTGCTAATCATTTTCGTACTTGTGGAGCGACAGATTGTCCTGTCTGCATTCCTGTACGTGAATATATAGCATCAAATCGAAAGGCACATGCTTATTCTGTATCTGATCCTGGTTTGTTGAGTCGGGCTAACGGCTCATCTGTAAGTATCAATATAGCTGATTCTAATAGAATGAAGAGAGACACGATAGCTGTTGAAACTTTTGACGATCTGCAGTCTTTGCCAAAACGCATGAGAGTGCAACATATATTGCCATCTGTCATGCCTAAGAGCGAACACTCTCCAGTTGTTGTTCCTCCAAACCAACCCCATGCCTTGCAAGAGGAACTGTCACGAGGGTGCGAAGAGATTGAGATAACCATGTCTGCTAAGTCTGAGGTCATTGAAGTGAAAATTGATACGTTCATGCCCTCTGGACATGAAGATTCATCTGTCTTTGGCGACGGTATTGATGGGAATTTGTGTATTACGGGACCTGATACAGATCATGGTGTTTCAAATGATGTTGATGGTCATGTCAAGCAAGAAACTTTGGTGTTTGAAAAAGGGGTTGACCAGGATAAGACTGTTAAGCAGGAAACAAATGATCCACAAACAGATCCAATGGTTGGAAGTAAATCAGGGAAGCCGAAGATAAAAGGTGTTTCATTAACTGAACTGTTCACTCCAGAACAAATTAGGGAGCATATTGTTGGTCTGAGGCAATGGGTTGGTCAGGTTAGCTTTTGCACTTTCAAGTATTTCtagctttttggaaaaaaatattggttCAGAATGTGTTCTAACTTGTATAAGCAAGTCACTCTGTTCTTATACTCTAGATGTATGCTGCACTTCTTCAAGTTGGTTTTTATGCTTATTTTGTTGGAATTGAAAAACTAGTTGACATATAAACATTCAGCTATTGTTTCTGATATTGTTGATTGTATCATCACTAATCCTGTCTACATTATCCAGGCAGCAGTTAGAATGATGATTGACTTTTTTTCCCCACTTATGTGATGTTCTGTCTTTCATACTGCACATTGCCTTACTTGCAGAGTAAGGCCAAGGCTGAAAAGAATCAAGCAATGGAACATTCAATGAGTGAGAACTCATGCCAGCTGTGTGCAGTGGAAAAGCTTACCTTTGACCCCCCTCCAATATATTGTACACCGTGTGGTGCTCGCATAAAGCGGAATGCAATGTATTATACCATTGGAAGTGGTGAAACCCGACATTGCTTCTGTATACCATGCTATAATGAGGCTCGTGGTGAGACTATTGAAGTGGATGGTTCACAATTCCAGAAGGCAAAGCTTGAGAAGAAGAGAAATGATGAGGAAACTGAAGAATGGGTAAAGTTTTTTCTGATTTGTCTTCACCCCCACCCTCCTCCCCCCCACTCCCACGtgtacacacacaaaaaaaaaaccaaaaaaacaaTAAATTGGTAGTGTGAGATGGTTTTTGAGAAACTGTAGTTAAAAGCTCAAGTTATTATTGTT
The DNA window shown above is from Elaeis guineensis isolate ETL-2024a chromosome 8, EG11, whole genome shotgun sequence and carries:
- the LOC105050912 gene encoding probable histone acetyltransferase HAC-like 1 isoform X1, giving the protein MYVPLGKTMNAHAHISGQMTNQASPQLSGLSQRDGNPLHSQMQNLGPLNMDPELLAGRKAMHEKIYNYLKRRNHPSYDDWLRRLPELARRLEERIFKDAARKEDYMSVVMEPVEHRLQLIMKSLPNHSQSLSHNITYSSSLSTMIPTPGISHNGSTSSVASCSTENSATAASGAGMGIQTTANMGNLLPTGNNLTDVGHSVSFNASNGPISNGYQHQPANGAPGSGGSNISIASMGTPQQLSQMIPTPGFNSSQAVPMNSGCSSGVGFSSMGSTVASQSQQPSQHVGSQNSHILHTLGGQIGAGMRSDLQQKPSAYGFTNGLISSGLGLIGSNMQLVNGPAESEGFLSTAYCGSSLKPVSQHFDQQDLQQRIPTSLSQQILPMVGDGYSMKGTGVAGSIHGAGSSALSAKNNLNMNTAGLNSKSRVNSALLSHWASLQSMQPPPHIRTHIFDHSQKGNFQSNQSTHENLLQSQQQMELSQQQPNQACVQFAQNQHQESQRDQQLMLKNDTLRQSSMTPNLSQQLMANTVVSHNESVLPQGIEWVHLPEIQGQNLQSTSADHHAKSAQLLGHLSGSQGLHASFSQGSLQLLHPHEQDDEFQKEISCLSSGSQPVPLLQVHRQSHMPNKSSLEKHIQEELHQRSVGQDEAQQPHTSLEGYITSSAATTVSAAVPQFPRGVTCGPENSTQKRNYLNQRRWLLFLYHARWCSAPQGKCREPNCIKAQDLVRHMDKCDRKECPYPRCSASKRLANHFRTCGATDCPVCIPVREYIASNRKAHAYSVSDPGLLSRANGSSVSINIADSNRMKRDTIAVETFDDLQSLPKRMRVQHILPSVMPKSEHSPVVVPPNQPHALQEELSRGCEEIEITMSAKSEVIEVKIDTFMPSGHEDSSVFGDGIDGNLCITGPDTDHGVSNDVDGHVKQETLVFEKGVDQDKTVKQETNDPQTDPMVGSKSGKPKIKGVSLTELFTPEQIREHIVGLRQWVGQSKAKAEKNQAMEHSMSENSCQLCAVEKLTFDPPPIYCTPCGARIKRNAMYYTIGSGETRHCFCIPCYNEARGETIEVDGSQFQKAKLEKKRNDEETEEWWVQCDKCEAWQHQICALFNGRRNDGGQAEYTCPNCYIEEIERGERKPLPQSAVLGANDLPRTILSDHIEQRLFSCLKQERQERARHLGKNVDEVPGAEGLVIRVLSSVDKKLEVKQQFLEIFQEENYPTEFAYKSKAILLFQKIEGVEVCLFGMYVQEFGSECPFPNQRRVYLSYLDSVKYFRPEIKTVNGEALRTFVYHEILIGYLEYCKKRGFTSCYIWACPPLKGEDYILYCHPEIQKTPKSDKLREWYLSMLRKAAKENIVVDLTNLYDHFFVTMGECKAKVTAARLPYFDGDYWPGAAEDMINQLRQEEDDRKQQKKGKIKKNITKRALKAAGQADLTGNASKDALLMQKLGETICPMKEDFIMVHLQHACTHCCLLMVSGTRWVCNQCKNFQLCDKCHDAERRLEEKDMHPVNSREKHVLCSVEVNDVAPDTKDKDEILESEFLDTRQAFLSLCQGNHYQYDTLRRAKHSSMMVLYHLHNPTAPAFVTTCKICHHDIEAGQGWRCEVCPDFDVCNTCYQKEGSIDHPHKLTNHPSVADQNAQNKEARQQRVLQLRKMLDLLVHASQCRFPHCQYPNCRKVKGLFRHGIHCKTRASGGCVLCKKMWYLLQLHARACKESECSVPRCRDLKEHLRRLQQQSDSRRRAAVMEMMRQRAAEVAGNNG
- the LOC105050912 gene encoding probable histone acetyltransferase HAC-like 1 isoform X2, which translates into the protein MYVPLGKTMNAHAHISGQMTNQASPQLSGLSQRDGNPLHSQMQNLGPLNMDPELLAGRKAMHEKIYNYLKRRNHPSYDDWLRRLPELARRLEERIFKDAARKEDYMSVVMEPVEHRLQLIMKSLPNHSQSLSHNITYSSSLSTMIPTPGISHNGSTSSVASCSTENSATAASGAGMGIQTTANMGNLLPTGNNLTDVGHSVSFNASNGPISNGYQHQPANGAPGSGGSNISIASMGTPQQLSQMIPTPGFNSSQAVPMNSGCSSGVGFSSMGSTVASQSQQPSQHVGSQNSHILHTLGGQIGAGMRSDLQQKPSAYGFTNGLISSGLGLIGSNMQLVNGPAESEGFLSTAYCGSSLKPVSQHFDQQDLQQRIPSLNSKSRVNSALLSHWASLQSMQPPPHIRTHIFDHSQKGNFQSNQSTHENLLQSQQQMELSQQQPNQACVQFAQNQHQESQRDQQLMLKNDTLRQSSMTPNLSQQLMANTVVSHNESVLPQGIEWVHLPEIQGQNLQSTSADHHAKSAQLLGHLSGSQGLHASFSQGSLQLLHPHEQDDEFQKEISCLSSGSQPVPLLQVHRQSHMPNKSSLEKHIQEELHQRSVGQDEAQQPHTSLEGYITSSAATTVSAAVPQFPRGVTCGPENSTQKRNYLNQRRWLLFLYHARWCSAPQGKCREPNCIKAQDLVRHMDKCDRKECPYPRCSASKRLANHFRTCGATDCPVCIPVREYIASNRKAHAYSVSDPGLLSRANGSSVSINIADSNRMKRDTIAVETFDDLQSLPKRMRVQHILPSVMPKSEHSPVVVPPNQPHALQEELSRGCEEIEITMSAKSEVIEVKIDTFMPSGHEDSSVFGDGIDGNLCITGPDTDHGVSNDVDGHVKQETLVFEKGVDQDKTVKQETNDPQTDPMVGSKSGKPKIKGVSLTELFTPEQIREHIVGLRQWVGQSKAKAEKNQAMEHSMSENSCQLCAVEKLTFDPPPIYCTPCGARIKRNAMYYTIGSGETRHCFCIPCYNEARGETIEVDGSQFQKAKLEKKRNDEETEEWWVQCDKCEAWQHQICALFNGRRNDGGQAEYTCPNCYIEEIERGERKPLPQSAVLGANDLPRTILSDHIEQRLFSCLKQERQERARHLGKNVDEVPGAEGLVIRVLSSVDKKLEVKQQFLEIFQEENYPTEFAYKSKAILLFQKIEGVEVCLFGMYVQEFGSECPFPNQRRVYLSYLDSVKYFRPEIKTVNGEALRTFVYHEILIGYLEYCKKRGFTSCYIWACPPLKGEDYILYCHPEIQKTPKSDKLREWYLSMLRKAAKENIVVDLTNLYDHFFVTMGECKAKVTAARLPYFDGDYWPGAAEDMINQLRQEEDDRKQQKKGKIKKNITKRALKAAGQADLTGNASKDALLMQKLGETICPMKEDFIMVHLQHACTHCCLLMVSGTRWVCNQCKNFQLCDKCHDAERRLEEKDMHPVNSREKHVLCSVEVNDVAPDTKDKDEILESEFLDTRQAFLSLCQGNHYQYDTLRRAKHSSMMVLYHLHNPTAPAFVTTCKICHHDIEAGQGWRCEVCPDFDVCNTCYQKEGSIDHPHKLTNHPSVADQNAQNKEARQQRVLQLRKMLDLLVHASQCRFPHCQYPNCRKVKGLFRHGIHCKTRASGGCVLCKKMWYLLQLHARACKESECSVPRCRDLKEHLRRLQQQSDSRRRAAVMEMMRQRAAEVAGNNG